The genomic interval ATGGCTTCACCTGTAGCTTTGCTTTTGgaaatattccttttcctataatTATCTCGAAGGAATTCTTGCCCTTGTAATACTCAGGACTTCCCCCAAAAGATAATAATTCTAAGTTAGATTGTATAATGCAAAGAACTATTGATCCAAAGCatattcatttgaaaaagacagaaatttaAAGGAGTTaagtaaaaagagagaaaacctgattcttcttctttctttattaatAGTTCTAATTTCTCCAGCTATTCAGTGAACTTTAGAATCATTTGGGAGTACTTGTATAAAAGAACCTTATTATTAACTTGCACTAGTAACCTTATTTGATCACTCTACTTTGGAAATATGGCTAGGGTGGTTTGGAATTCCATCAATGAAAATCAGGCATGGGTTCATCAAaggaaaaatgtttgttttttctcacaGAAATGAAATGTTAATCTCTTGGGAACActtgtttcttttaattaactTAAATTCATATTTTCATCCAGAGTTAAGTGATACATTctccttcctttatttctctcCAGCATTTCATTCTCTCACAGTCTTCCTTTTcataaggaaaaaattttaaatacatgttaTCACACTGGGGAGATCGGGAGATATGCTTAATAGCAGGTATGCTTGCACCCTTCCAGGCAGTGTGTGAATTTCTGTGAATACAAAGATAAGCAAAATCCAAACCCTGCTTCGTGAAAAGCTCACTATTTAGAGAAGCAGATATCTATAACCATTTTATACTCAGTGGGGTTAGTACTGACACTGAGTTTTAAATTAAGTGTTGAAACAATTAAGACAAGTAAGTAAGGGAACAGTTAATTTTGCTGAGGATATATTCAAAGGTGTCATAGAAATTAATTTGTAAATAGTGCATAAATACGAAAGGTGGTTTGCAATAGGACATATGTTGGCCCACTACTGCTCAAGATTGGCCATTGTACTTGAGGTATGACCGATCTTAGAAGGAACCATCAGCTAGATGTTGTCGGGACAGAAAGTAAAACACAAGTAGAAGCAGAATCTCAAAGAGGCTGTTGGCAACTCCAGCTTGGGCCAAGTGTCTGAATCAAGTCAATTGAGGCAGAGTTGGAACATTCCTGCAGTTGCATCtggaaacaaaacataaaaagagtaAGAACAAAGCAATATTGTTACATGGCTGTCAGGACTACCACAGGCAAATTGGTACCAACCATCCAAATGAGAAATAGCTTAGCGTTTTTTCAAAAACTTTGTGACAGGAGGAGGATGGGACCAGATCACCTGTTTACTCAAGATGCAAATCCTCTAAGAAGTCATCTGCAGCCTGGAACATCTGCTTCAGTGCAGAGAGGATCAGAATGTCCTTTAAAAGGTCCATCTCCCTCTCTGAAGCATAGTTTTCAACCACCAATATTCTAGAAAGAGGAATGCCTAGTCTCCTGTTGGCATTCTGTATCTGtggaaaaaagaatttaataaatgTAAGTCTTATATCTAAAATTTGActgaatttaaatataatttaagaaagaaacagTAAACACAATGGCTTAAtattattttctgaatataattataattcagattattattttaaagtaggGTATTAACTTCAATCAACCAGCCAATTGATCCGTTTCTTCATTTACCTGTGAATATGCAgtgtgagcatgcacacacacacacaaaatataaaactaataCAATTCTATCTAGTTGCAAAAAGTATTCTTTACCTGGCTTTGAGAAATCATAGCCTTATTCATCTTTAAGAAGTTGTCTTGAAGAACTTCATTGCAATTTTTCACTTTAGTAAGTAATGCTACTTGTGCTACACCTATATCAAGTAGATAAATCAGTTATTTTATATCATAAACAGCAGTGTATCAACAAGGTGATTAAATATGTGTGAAAATAGTACTCTGTAAGGTAAATTTAAGATCAGGAGAATGCAACATCCCCAAGAAATCTAAATATGGGACCTGAAGTTCTTCTGATGGGAGAAATTATTTCTTCCAACATGAGAGACAATTTCTAAATGGAGTTAAAATTATACTAAATTGCAATCAGCTACTATCCCATTCAAACAGTGTGTTTTAAATTGGTCAGGGGGGGAAAGTGGTTGCTGGATCTTGAAGACTAAAGAAGGACCCCAcgaaagagagaaagcaaggagAGTTGTGTGAGAGCATCTGTGAATGTGAAGTACACTGATTTCACAGTTCTGCTAAGGACCTTGCCTTTTCCCTAAAACCATAGAGATCAAGGTAAATAATAACTGGCTCTAACTGAATCAAAGGTCTACTTTACTAACAGCTATTTTCCCAAGAAGGACAGAGGGATATCTCTACAGACCCCAAGgacataaaaagaatgagaagataCTATGAACAAGTCTACAttcataaatttgacaacttaggTGAAATAGAATGAAACTATACACTACAAACTACACTACAACTTATCTAATATGAAACAGATCATTTTAATAGCTCTAAAACTATTTTCAAATTGAACTTATGGTTTTAAAAATCCCTGAAAACGGAATCTCCAGGGCCAGATGGTTTTATTGGAGAAGTctaccaaacattaaaaaaaaaaaaaaaaaaactctacacAATCCCTTCCAGAAAATGAAAGGGGAAAGAgtacttcccaactcattttataaCACCTATATTACCTGAGACTAAACTCTGACAAAcactacagaaattaaaaaacaaaacaaaactacagaccaatatccctcaTAAATATAGATGCcaaatttcttaataaaatattatcaacTAAGATTCAGCAATATATAAAAGGAATTATGTACCATGAACAAGTGAGTTTTGTGTTATGGAGACAAAGTTGGCTCAAGATTCAAAGTCAGTCAATATGATCCATGATATAAACAGACTACAGAGGGAAACAATTCCCATGATCATATCAATCTATAGAGAAAAACCATTTGGCAAAATTCAATAGCCATTCatgctttaagaaaaattatcagAGAAGTTGGAATAGAGAAGAACTTCCTCAACTTAATAAAGAACAGCTATTAAAAACTATAATGACATTAATTGACATTAAGGTGGTGAAACATTGAATCTCTTCTCCTAAGTTCCGAAACAAAACAAGGGTATTTGTTCTCATCACTATTCAACTGAAAGTACTAGCCAGGATGGTaagataagtaaaaataaataaaacacatacaagttaagaaagaagaaataaaattgtcccCATTTGAGATGACATGAAATCCTAAGAatttaatgatgaaaaaaatctTCCTAGAACTAATAAACAATCAACATcccattaagacttttttttgtagaaatataCAAAGTAACTCTAAAATTCCTACAGAAATGTAAAGGAACTAgaatagataaaataattttgacaagTAAGAAAAAAGTGGAAGGAATTATTTTACCCACTTTAAGAcctatagtttttattattatataaccaCAGTGATAAAGACTGTGTGATGTTGGTAGAGGAATGAACATATAGATCAAGGGAACAGAATAGAGACCCAGAAATAGATGCACAGAAGTAAGGACAATGGATTTTTGATAATGGTACAAAAGCAATACAATTGAGAAATGacagttttttcaacaaatggtcctGGAGCAACTGAATAtccataggaaaaataaaataaatcttgacCTACATTTCACATCCTACACAAAATGTGACTCAAAACtaattacatatttaaatgtaaaatgtaagactataaaacttctagaagaaaacagaaaaaaaacccgAGACTTAAAGCTTGGTGAAGGATTTTagacacaaaatgaaaagaatgatccttaaaagacaaaattgacaaatagGAGTTCAccaaaatttttaatattgtgtttGCGAAAGGCTCTGCTAAGATACTGAAAAGGCAACTGAGCACtgggagaaactatttgcaaaccatatatctgacaACTGAATCATATCTAGGATTTACGGAtcttttaaaactcaacagtaaaaaaaaacccaaagtgtACAAATAGAAAATaggtcaaagacatgaagagatcCTTTACTGAAGAAGGCATATACAAGTAAATAAGTACATTAAAAGATGGTCAATTTAACTCGTCAttaaagtgaagtccctcagccgtgtccagctctttgcgaccccatggactgtagcctgccaggcttctccatccatgggattttccaggcaagaatactggagtgggttgctatttccttctccaggggatcttcctgacccagggattgaacccaggtctcctgcattgcaggcagactctttaccagctgaaccatcattcagttcagttcagttcagttcagtcgctcagtcgtgtccgactctttgcgaccccatgaatcacagcacgtcaggcctccctgtccatcaccaactcccggagtttactcaaactcatgcccatcaagtcggtgatgccatccagccatctcatcctctgtcgaccccttctcctcctccccccaatcccttctgcccccaacccctcccagcatcagggtcttttccaatgagtcaactctttgcgtgaGCCACCATTAGGGCAATGCAAATTAAGACCATGGCAAACTATCACTATATACCTACTAGaagagttaaattttttttttttttaaagcaataatggCAAATACTAGCAAGAATCCAGAGAATCTAGATCTCTCATATattgtaaaattataaaatgtgcaGTAATCCTTAATAGTGGTTTGgcgttttctttaaaaaaataaacacagagttagcataggacccagcaatcacactttGGGGGAATGAtcccagaagaaataaaacttacacccacacaaaaacctgcacactaATATTCAAAGGAGCTTTATGTGCAAGAGCCAAAAAACAGAAGTAATCAAAAAGTCCTTTGATAAAGAACGGTTAAAACAACTATGGAATATCTATACCATGAATTAGTACTCAGCAATAAACAGAAATGAACAACTGATATACAAAACAACTTTTATGGAATTCAAAGGATATTAGactgagtgaagaaagccagCCTCAAATCAGACATACCGTTGAGATTCTAGTTGTATAACATTCTCAAACTTTATGGAGATGAAGAGAAGATTAATGGTGAGGATTGGGAGGTACCATGACAAAGACTTTTATGGCGATGGAATAGTTCTGTATGTAGTGGTAGTTACTCGAATCTACACATGTAACAAAATAACAGAGCTATAACACACATTATGAGTGTTGTATCTCCTGGTTTTAATCTTTCTGGTCTAGTCACCTAATATAGGGAGGTAACTCCTCTATCTAGCCATAGGAAAATCACACATGATGAAAAAATTACAGCCATTCTAGTCTTTAAGGATTTCAGTAAAGCCTTTGAATGATCTCTATCTGCTATTGCCACCAACCAAACCGGGACTCTAAAAATTGGAAGAAGGGGACATGGGACCTTGGTGTATTCTTTTTGCAATTTTCTGTGAGtgtatctttatttcaaagtaaaaatgttTTGATGAATACAATGAAACTCACCACAGTTTATTACTTCTCTTTGAATTTGCTTGAACTTCACCATCATTTTAGAGGAGAGATTGTCCATAGAGTTGATATCAAAGACAAAAGCTACACAGTGAATCCTGTCTTTCAGTGATGGAGAGGTGATGAAAGTAGGATGCTTGGGTGTAATTGGTTTATGGGGACTAAACTGTTATAGAAATATAAGGTAACATTAGAGAGTCTCTGATGAATTCTTTCAGATACAATTCATGTTTTAAGCATGATCTCCACTAACCTCCAACACAAAACTTCCCTTCTCCCGGATACTCCTGCCCCAGATTAGTTCATAGCATTCTTTCATACTTCCTCTCCACTGTTAGCATGAtatcattatattaaaaaaatacaacccACTTCATtgctttggcaaaaaaaaaaattataattacaacttaattaattattaatggaaatatttcagaaaagtaCAAACaatgttatttgttattttaaaaagcaacttcAAATCTCAGTCTCTTCAAATCTCAAAGCACAATTGAGGAAAAGGAAATCACTGCTTAGAAATTGAGGCTAATTTTATTGCACCCAATATCTGAAAGAAAGGTGACAATAATGGTTAACTTTCTGAGAACTTAgagtttatcttttcatttaatcTACTTAGCCACCTATGAGATCAGCATTATTATTATCTACATTTCACatataaaaaaaccaaaactcaCAGAGACAAGCATGTAACTTACTTATGGGTACACACATCTAATTGGTGGCAGAGCCAGCCTTTGAAATCAAGTATTTAGGCTGTATTAAGTAGTGAAGCCTGCTCACCTTCAGTATAACATCACATATCAACAAAGAGTAGTCGTTTCAATATTTTGTCTAAGTGATTATAAAAGTGCAAGAGATTATATTACTCCTTTCCTACTTTTAGAATCATTGCAAAGAGTAATATAAACACAGTTCCTCCTGACCTTTTCCTGGAAGCTATATGAGTAAAATCTTGCCTCTTGGTTATATTTCTTAATGCtgtagaaaataagagaagttatCTGCTTtctttacataaatattttttaatttaaaatacagtaaTGTTGGTTGGTGTTGAAACCActttataaaaattgaaaatgcatGTGATAAAACATCAATGAAAAGCATTGCTGAAAATGATTTGAAATGTTCTACACTCTGAAGGATTCTTACCTTATATCTGTCTGGCACACACCCTTTTAAGATGTGGGGtatgcaaagcaatctatagattcaatgcaatccctatcaagctaccaacggtatttttcacagaactagaccaaagaatttcacaatttgtatggaaatacaaaaaacctcgaatagccaaagtaatcttgagaaagaagaatggagctggaggaatcaacctgcctgacttcagactctactacaaagccacagtcatcaagacagtatggtactggcacaaagacagaaatatagatcaatggaacagaatagaaagcccagagataaatccacgaacctatggacaccttatctttgacaaaggaggcaaggatatacaatggaaaaaagacaacctctttaacaagtggtgctgggaaaactggtcaaccacttgtaaaagaatgaaactagaacactttctaacaccatacacaaaaataaactcaaaatggattaaagatctaaatgtaagaccagaaactataaaactcctagaggagaacataggcaaaacactctccgacataaaccacagcaagatcctctatgacccacctcccagaatactggaaataaaagcaaaaataaacaaatgggacctaatgaaacttaaaagcttttgcactacaaaggaaactataagtaaggtgaaaagacagccctcagattgggagaaaataatagcaaatgaagcaacagacaaaggattaatctcaaaaatatacaagcaactcctacagctcaattccagaaaaataaatgacccaatcaaaaaatgggccaaagaactaaacagacatttctccaaagaagacatacagatggctaacaaacacatgaaaagatgctcaacatcactcattattagagaaatgcaaatcaaaaccacaatggggtaccattacatgccagtcaggatggctgctatccaaaagtctacaagcaataaatgctggagagggtgtggagaaaagggaaccctcttacactgttggtgggaatgcaaactagtacagctgccatggaaaacagtgtggagatttcttaaaaaactggaaatagaactgccatatgacccagcaatcccacttctgggcatacacactgaggaaaccagatctgaaagagacacgtgcaccccaatgttcatcgcagcactgtttataatagccaggacatggaagcaacctagatgcccatcagcagatgaatggataaggaagctgtggtacatatacaccatggaatattactcagccgttaaaaaagaattcattttaatcagtcctaatgagatggatgaaactggagcccattatacagagtgaagtaagccagaaagataaagaacattacagcatactaacacatatatatggaatctagaaagatggtaacgataaccctatatgcaaagcagaaaaagagacacagaaatacagaacagacttttgaactctgtgggagaaggtgagggtgggatgtttcgaaagaacagcatgtatactatctgtggtgaaacagatcaccagcccaggtgggatgcatgagacaagtgctccagcctggtgcactgggaagacccagaggaatcgggtggagagggaggtgggaggggggatcgggatggggaatacgtgtaaatctatggctgattcatatcaatgtatgacaaaacccactgaaatgttgtgaagtaattagcctccaactaataaaaaaaaaaaatttaaaaaaaaaaaaataaaagttcactCTTCAACTAGCCTTTAAGATgtaataagaagaagaaaaactcatTAATACTTTAACTGTGGTCCTCAAACATTTTGAGTGTCCCAAAGATATTTTATTCATGTGGGTCTTGTCTATTTATGTGCAACATactagaaattaaaacaaaaatttttaatagttcttaaattatttaaaaatataatatgaacCTGTTATATATTAATCtaacaattttagaaaaaaactattttcaaaaaattatagaaaagagTGGGATTGATTTACCTTTtgcaattctttttaatgtctgaatcAATAGAAAACAGCAAGATTCTCATAGTTGCCTCTGCATTCAATCTGTTGTGATTTATTGTTTTGGTtgaagtatatgaaaaaatatgaccTCACACATACAGGTAGTAGGCAAGGAGGGAGTATTTAATTTAACAGCTTTTAGAGAATTATGGACATTGCTCATTAATAATACATCAAAGCTGAACAAGTGATAATTCCATAAAGATTACCTGCAATGTGAAATctgtgatgctttcaaactatgacATTAAGTTTGTTGATCTAT from Dama dama isolate Ldn47 chromosome 20, ASM3311817v1, whole genome shotgun sequence carries:
- the IFI44L gene encoding interferon-induced protein 44-like isoform X3; translated protein: MAVTTRWTWNEERSFQKLLGNVSLRLLYKSSVHGDDIAEMQNRCRCQGSTITVIYHSDSIFGIKDETGYINRITRATQHRNSLLADVRAYSPFANLVSEIRILLLGPVGSGKSSFFNSVKSIFQGHLTRQAIVGSDVTSITEQFSPHKPITPKHPTFITSPSLKDRIHCVAFVFDINSMDNLSSKMMVKFKQIQREVINCGVAQVALLTKVKNCNEVLQDNFLKMNKAMISQSQIQNANRRLGIPLSRILVVENYASEREMDLLKDILILSALKQMFQAADDFLEDLHLE